The region CTGCTGGCCGCCGGGGTGGACACCCTGGTGATCGACACCGCGCACGGCCACCAGGAGAAGATGCTGTCCGCGATCGCCAAGGTGCGGTCGCTGTCGCCGTCGGTGCCGATCGTGGCGGGCAACATCGTCACCGCGCAGGGCACCCGCGACCTCATCGAGGCCGGGGCCGACATCGTCAAGGTCGGTGTGGGCCCGGGCGCGATGTGCACCACCCGCATGATGACCGCGGTGGGGCGCCCCCAGTTCTCCGCGGTGCTGGAGTGCGCGGCGGCCGCGCGCGAGCTGGGCGGGCACGTGTGGGCGGACGGCGGTGTGCGCCACCCGCGCGACGTGGCCCTGGCGCTGGCCGCCGGTGCGTCCAACGTGATGATCGGCTCCTGGTTCGCGGGCACCTACGAGTCGCCGGGCGACGTCATGCGCGACGCCGAGGGCCGCCAGTACAAGGAGAGCTTCGGCATGGCGTCGGCGCGCGCGGTCCGGCTGCGCACCGCCGACGACTCGCCGTTCGAGCGGGCCCGCAAGGCGCTGTTCGAGGAGGGCATCTCCACCGGCCGCATGTACCTGGACCCCGAGCGCCCGGGTGTGGAGGACCTGATCGACCAGATCATCGCGGGTGTGCGCAGCTCCATGACCTACGCGGGCGCGAGCTCGCTGGAGGAGTTCCACGAGCACGCCGTGGTCGGCGTGCAGAGCTCGGCGGGCTACGCCGAGGGGCGCCCGGTGCCCACCAGCTGGTGACCCGCCGCCGCGGGTGAACCGACGGACCCCGGGGAGGCGCCGCGGCGCCTCCCCCTTCGCGTCCCGGGGCCGGCCCTACTCCTCCGACGCGGTGCGGGCGGCCAGGACCTCCTTGCGGTGCTCGCCGCACAGCCGGTCGGCGTGGCGGACCGGCTCGGGCACCCGGTACTTGGGCGACAGGCGCAGCACCAGGTCGGCGGCGCCGTCCAGGTCCACCCGGTGGCCGACGGAGACGTAGACGGGCTTGACCCCGGCGCGGGTGCGCAGGACCCGGCCGATCACCTCGGCTCCGCCGGCGGCCAGGGCGGCGGAGTCGGGGACGACCTCCGAGCGCCCGGCGACCATGGGCGTCCACGACCCACGCTCCCGCCCCGGCTCCGAGTGCCTGCCGTAGAGCACCGACTTGGCCGAGCCGACGACCGGCAGGTCGAGCAGGACCCCCAGGTGGGAGGCGACCCCGAAGCGGCGCGGGTGGGCCAGGCCGAACCCGTCGCACAGGTACACGTCGGGTGTGGTCTCCAGCCGCCCGAGGGCCTCCAGCACGGGCGGCAGCTCCCGGAAGGAGAAGAGCCCGGAGATGTAGGGGAAGGACACCTCGGAGGCGATGGCGACCGACTCCACGACCTCCAGGGTGGCGGCGTCCAGGACCACGGCGGCCGCCGAGAGCGCCGAGTCGTCCTTGGCGTAGCTGACGTCGAGCCCGGCGACCGTGCGGACCGCCGACGCGTCCAGCGGTTCCGCGCGCACCCGGCCGGCCATGCGGCGCTGGAGCGCCACGGCCTCCTTGGGATCGCTCGGCCAGTTCTCCGGGTCGTCCAGGATCCGGCCGACCCGTTCGGCGATGTCCGACACCCGACGCCTCCCCTCGCTTCGACGCGGCCCGCCGGAGGCGGGCCCCTCCCCCATACAACCGCACCCGGGCCGGGATCCGGCACAGGGCGGGCCGTCCGTCAAATCCTCATGTGTTCCCGCCGCCGCAGCGTGCGTCGCGTTGTGCGCGGAGTCACGGCGTCGGATGCTCGGAGCGGCGGGCCGGGGCGGTACGGTGAACCCGCTGGTTTTGCACTGACCAGTCAGTTCAAAAAGGAGGCGGAGAATGCGTCTGGCCACCGGGGCCCGGGTCGTGGCGGAGGACGTCGCGCTGGTCACCCGCGAGGGTCCCGTGTACACGGGTGTGGACTTCACCGCGCGGCCGGGGACCCTCACCGTGTTCCAGGCCGACTCCGGCGGCGGGCGCAGCGCCCTGCTGCTGACCCTCACCGGCCGTATGCGGCCCACCTCGGGGACCGTGTACGTGGACGGCCACGAGCTGCCCCGGCGGGCGCGCCGGGTGCGCCGGATCAGTGCGCTGGGTCTGATGACCGAGGTCAACTCCCTGGACGAGCGGCTGCGGGTGGGCGAGCACCTGTCCGAGGCGGCGCTGCTGCGGTTCCGTCCCGCCGCGCGGGGGCTGGCCGACTTCGCCCTGGAGGCCGCCGACCTGGAGGACCTGGACCGGCGCACCCTGGTCAAGGAGCTGGACGCGCTCCAGCGCCGCCGCCTGGGCGTGGCGTTGGCCCTGATGGCCGAGCCCCGGCTGCTGGCCGTGGACGACGTGGACGGCGGGCTGTCCGACGAGCACCAGGCGCTGATGTGGCGCAGCCTCAAGCGGCTGACCGACGCCGGGCTGACCGTGATCGCCACCTGCGCCGACGCCGACGCCCTGGCCGAGGTCGCCGACACCGACACCCAGGGGCCGCTGCCCATCGACCAGGGCGACCCCCCGGACGGGGACGCCGGGGACTCCGAGGACTCCGGGGAGGGCGGGGAGATGCGCCTGTCCGAGCTGTTCGCCGACCGCGGGACCGCCGCCGGCGCCGAGGGAGAGGACGGGGACGACCGCCGTGACCGATGAGACCACCCGCCCCCGGTACCGCCCCTTCGCGGTCCCCCGCCTGGGACTGCTCACCGTGCGGTCCTTCCTCCGCTCCCCGCTGCCCACCGCTGCGCTGGCCGCCCTGCTGCTCATCCCCCTGCTCTACTCCGGCATGTACCTGTGGTCCTTCTGGGACCCCTTCGGCCGGATGGAGCACCTGCCCGTCGCCCTCGTCGACGAGGATCGCCCCGTCGTGGTGGACGGCGAGGAGGTGAACGCGGGCGAGGAGCTGGCCGACACCCTCGTCGAGCGCGGCGACCTCGACTGGCACCTCGTGGACGCCCAGGAGGCCGCCCGCGGGGTCACCGAGGGCGACTACTACGTGTCCCTGACCATCCCCGAGACCTTCAGCGCCGACCTGACCTCGCCCTCCCGCGACCGCGAGCGACCGGTGCAGGCGATGCTGATCGCCCACTACAACGACGCCAACAGCTTCGTCGTGCGCCAGCTGGCGGGCTCGGCCTTCAAGGAGGTCCGCGACGCCGCCGAGCAGACCGCGATCAAGGGCTACCTCGACCAGATCTTCCTGGGCTTCAACGAGATCCACGGCAAGACCGAGGAGGCCGCCGAGGGCGCCGGGATGCTGTCGGAGGGCGCGGGCGACGCCTACGAGGGGTCCGGCGAGCTGTCGACCAACCTGGGCACCGCCCACGAGGGCATGGGCGAACTGGACACCGGGCTGGGCGAGCTGTACGCGGGCTCGCGGAGCCTGGCCACCGGCGCCTCGACCGCCTCGACCGAGGTGTCCGCGCAGGTCGAGAAGATCGACGAGCTCGCCGACGAGTGGCTGCCCCGGTTGGAGGAGGACGCCCCCGACATCCAGGAGCGGGCCGAGCTGGTCGCCGACCTCTCCGGCGGCCTGGCCGACCTCCTGCACGAGCTCCCCGAGGAGATCGACACCGCGGGGCTGGAGGAGCTGGACGGGCGGCTGGACGCCTACCTGCGGGAGCACCCGGAGCTGGAGACCGAGCAGCCCGACCTCTACCTGCTGCTGTGCGACCTCCAGGAGGGGATGGGCATCGCGCTGTCCACGGCGACGTTCGTCGAGGACAACCGCGAGGACATCGTCTCCGCCGCCGACGAGGCGGCCGACCTGAGCGAGAAGGCCGCCGAGCTGGCCGAGGACCTGCCCGGGTACATCGAGGACGCCGAGGACGCCCGCGAGAAGCTCGACGAGCTGGACGAGGGCCTGGAGGAGCTGGCCGAGGGCGCCGGGGAGCTGCGCGACGGCCTGAAGGAGGCGTCCACCGCCTCCGGCGAGCTCGACGAGGGCCTGGGGCTGCTCAGCGAGGGCTCCGGCGAACTCCACGAGGGGCTGGGCGAGCTGTCCGAAGGCTCCGACGAGCTGGCCGGCGGGCTGGAGGACGGGGTCGGGGAGATCCCCACCTACAGCGACGCGGGCCGGGAGAACGCGGGCGACATGATGAGCGCCCCGGTCCGGCTGAGCAGCGAGATCGACAACGAGGCCCCCGACTACGGCACCGGGTTCGCGCCGTTCTTCGTCCCGCTGTCCCTGTGGGTGGGCGCGATGGTGGTGTTCATGGTGCTGCCGGCGCTGTCCACGCGCGCCCTGGCCTCCTCCGCCCCCTCCTGGCGGGTGGCGCTGGCCGGGCGGATCGCCCCGATGCTGCTGGGGTTCGGGCAGGTGGCCGTCATGATGGCGGCGCTGCACCTGCTGCTGGGGCTGCAGTCCTGGAACTGGCCGGTGCTCATCGCGTTCCTGCTGCTGACCGCCGCGGCGTTCGCCGCCACGGTCCAGTACCTGAACGTGCGGTTCGGCGCGGCCGGGCGGGTGGTGGCGCTGGCGCTGCTGGTGCTCCAGCTGACCTCGGCCGGCGGCACCTACCCGATCGAGACCAGCCCGTCGTTCTTCCAGGCGATCGGCCCCTACCTGCCGCTGCACTGGGGGGTGACCGCCCTGCGCAACCTGACGGGCGGCGGCGACCTGGACCTGGTCTGGCCCGCGTTCGGGGTCATGGCCCTGTGGCTCGTCGTGCCCCTGCTGCTGACCTGGATGACCGTGGACCGCAAGAGGGTGTGGACGATGAGCGCCCTGTACCCCTCCCTGAAGCTCTGAACAGGGCCGTGGGAGCGATGCCCGCGGCGGCGCCGGAGGAGTTCCGGTGCCGTTCGGGGGCAGAATGGACCGGATGAGTGTGAGCACCCCCGACCGACCCGTGAGCAACCGCCGCGAAGCCACCCGCAGGCGGCTGTTCGAGGCCGCCGTGACCCTGATCTCCGAGCAGGGGTACGGCGCCACCACCGTCGACGAGATCGCCGAGCGCGCGGGCGTGGCCAAGGGCACCGTCTACTACAACTTCGGCGGCAAGAGCGAGCTCTACACGGCGCTGATGGAATGGGGCATCACCCGGCTGGCCGACACCCTCAAGGAGGCGGCGCCCGACCCGGACGCCGACCCGGCCGAGGCGCTGACGGCGGTCCTGCGGGCCGGGGTGGAGTTCATCGGAGCGCACGAGGCCCTGGCCCGGCTGCTCATGGCCGAGGCCTGGCGGACCAACCGGACCTGGTACACCACGGTCCGCCAGATCCGCACGGAGGCGATCGGCGTCGTCACCGCGCGCCTGGACGCGCTGGCCGCCATCGGACGGCTCCGGCCGGACCTGGACACCGGGCTTGCGGGATCCGCACTGTTCGGCATGGTGGTGACGGTGGCCCTCGACTGGCGGACCCTCCAGCCGGACCGGCCGGCGGAGGAGGTCCACGCCACCCTGACCCGGATGGTCCACGGCCTCCTGGGGACGTCCGACTCCCCCGCAGACCCCTGAGAGGACGCCTGACATGGCCTCGCTGTACCCGCTGCTGCCCTTGCTGTCCGGGCTGGTCATCCTGGCGGTGGTCACCCGCGACACCCGGCTGGAGCTGCGCCTGATCCGCCACGGGGTGCGCGCCAAGGGGCGGGTCATCGGCTACCGCGAGACCTCGACGGCCTCGCGGATGGTCGTGCAGTTCCGCACCGAGGACGGCCGGGAGGTGCACGCCGAGCACGAGAACACGGGGTGGACGGCCTCGCGGGCGGGTGAGATCGTCACCGTCTCCTACGACCCCGAGACCCCGGAGCTGGCCCGCATCGTGTCGGCGCCCTGGCTGTCGCACTGGGTGCGCGGCATGTTCGCCGCCCTGGGCGCGATCCTGGTCGCCGCCGGGGTGCTGCTGGGCTACCTCGCCTGGGACCTCGACTGGGACCCGGGAAGCTAGGGCCTGTTCTTCGGGTGTTCTCCTGTGCTACCGGGGGGTTCGTGAGGCGCCCGGCGGGGTTCTGGAGGCCCCGGAGGAGCGGTCCGAGGAACGAGGACCGCGACGGAGGGGCCGAAGGTTCCCGCCCTCAGGGGGCGCCGAACAAGGTGGCCGGGCTGCGGCCGCAGGCCGTCCGTTGAGGGTGGTGGCGGGCGACGGGCGGGCCGAAGCGCAGCGGAGGTTCACAAGGACACGGCCCGGGCCGCGGCGGGTTCGCGGGGCTCGGAGTAGCGGACCAGGCGGGACGGCAGCGAGCCGTCGGTGATCGCCCGGGTGCGCACGCGGGTGCCGCACAGCAGGTCGGCCAGGCCGACCCGGTCCGGGCGGACCAGCGCCGAACTGGCGTGCACCACCACGACGGCGAGCGCGATCCACGGGTGGCCGAACGCGGTGAGCAGCGCCACCGGGGCGGTGAGCAGCGCGGTGCGCGCCAGCACCCGCGGGCGGGAGGCGGGGGCCGGGCGGGCGGGCTCGGTGAGCGCCAGCCGGACGGCGGCGCGGCCGGGGGTGCAGCGGTCCCGGCGCACCTGCGGCACGAACACCCCGAAGACGGCGGCGGTGCCCAGCAGCACGGCGGTGCGGACGTGCCCGTCGGGGTCGGAGCCGATCACGCCCACGGCGGTCATGGCGGCGGTCAGGGTGCCCGCCCCGTACCACCACAGGCCCAGGTCGAGCAGGGTGCCCAGGGTGCGGCGGGTGAGGTCGGGCGCGACCCGGTCGGGCACCGCGCCCGGCCAGCCGCGGGTGTCGCCCCAGGGCCACAGCGGCAGCAGGAACCGGGCGAGCAGCCAGCCGGCGGCGGTCCCCGCGGCGCCGAGCGCGACGAACAGCGGGGACGCCTCGGCGTAGGCGCAGGGGTACACGCCCAGCAGGCCGGTGCCGCGGACGGCGTCGGCGGCCAGGGCCAGGCCCGTCCCCAGCAGCAGGGTGACGACCGGGCCGCGGCGGAAGCGGTCGCGGGCCAGCCAGCCGACGGGCAGGAAGAGCGCGAAGGCCAGGACCGGTCCGTACCGCTCGGCGGCCCCCTGTCCCGCCCCGGGCGAGCACAGCCCGTCGACGGCGGCGGGCAGCGGCCAGACGGCGTAGGCGGCCAGGGCCAGGCCGGCCGCCAGCGCGGCGAGGCTGGCGCGGCCGGGGCGGCCGTACAGCCGGCCGTAGCGCCGGTGCTGTCCGCGCAGGTAGAGGGCGGCGGCGAGGAGGACGAGCAGGGGAACGGCGACGACGGCCACGTCCACGGCCCCCTGCCCGGTGCCGAACGGTCGGATCACGCGCACTGCCCTCCCTGCTCCCTGTCCAGGGCGCAACGGTAGTACGCCGGGCGACTCTCCGGGTGTCGAACGCCGCTTTGAACCGATATGGTCGCTTTCGAACGTCGTCACACGGAGCACTTCTTGCACTTCGCTCCGCAATATGTGACATTCGCCCTATAGGCCCCCAGGGGCCGCCCACCCCAATAGTCCCGACCCTCCAGGCGGACGTTCCGCCTCGTCATGGCAGACTGCCTCCACCACCCGGATATTTCGTCGTTTCTCTGCCGAGATACGATCCCCGACGCCGAAATGCCGCGTTTGTGGTTACCCTGCGGTAGGTCCCGTGTCGCGACACCCCCGAGCGCACGCGGCCCGCAGGGCGGGCGACCCCCTCAAGGGCCCGCGGTGTCGAGGACCGGGCACCGGTCGGGACGGCGCCCCTGATACCGCACCCCGAGAAGACTTTCGACGCGGATCGACAGGAGAACCGTGCAGGCAGTACCCCCGAGACGCGGGCGGACGATCGCGTCCCGCATCCGCGCAATGGTCACGATCCCCACGGCGGCCCTGCTCGCCCTGTGGCTGATCCTCACCCTGGTGTTGGCCTTCGACGCCGGGCTGAAGCTGATCCGGGCCTCGGCGACCGACGACATGGTCACCCCGGCCGCCGTGGGCCTGGTCGACGCCATGCGCGAGCGCGCGCGCAGCATCGCCTACATCGAGCACTCCGACGACCCGGAGCTGGCCGCCGAGCTGGCCGAGGCCCGGGAGAGCACGGACGCCTCGCTCGGTGTGGTCATCGGCGACCTCATCGGGTTCGTCGACCTGGCCCCCGGCGAGGCCGGACACCACATCACCATGCTCCACGAGGAGTACGGGCGGATCGACGAGATCCGGGCGGGCGTGGACGACGGCTCCCTCTCCCGCGACGAGGTCCTGGAGTACTACAACGAGTTGGTCCTGCACGGTGCCGACACGTTCGACAGCCAGGGCCGCACCGGCAACGAGCTGGAGTCCGTCAACCCCGGTTTCAGCGCGGTCTACATGTTCCGCACCGTCGACCTGTTCGCCCGCGCCGACGCCCAGCTCGCGCAGGGCTTCGCCGACGACGAGCTCACCTGGGAGGACCAGCTCGCCTTCGCCGAGCTCGTCAGCTCCTACCGCCACCTGCTGGATGCCAACGGCCCCTACATCTCGGGCCCCGGACAGGCCGAGCGGCTCGAAGCGGTGCTGGACAGCCCCGAGTTCGCGCGGCTCACCGAGATGGAGGCGCGGATCATCGAGCGGCGGATCGAGACCGAGTCCGTCACCGACCCGGTCACCCTCGCCGTCACCGACGTCGAGGACCTGTCCATGCCGGTGAACCGCGACGAGTGGGCCGCCGACCACGCGTACGTGCTGGGCGAGCTCACCGAGATCGGCGCGGACGAGGCGTTCTACGCCGCCGACGTCACCCGGGAGCAGGCCCACCGGGCCGTGTTCGTCGCCGTCGGCGGCAGCCTGGGCGTCGCCGCCGTCTTCAGCGTCGCCTTCCTGCTGGCCCGCCGCTCCTCCCGGTCGCTCACCGGCCGCCTGCTGCGCCTGCGCAACGACGCCAACGACCTGGCCGAGCAGCGCCTGCCCGAGCTCATGGACCGGCTGCACCGAGGCGAGCGGGTGGACACCGACGCGATGCTGCCGCTCATGGCGACCAGCGACGACGAGATCGGCGACGTGGCCCGCGCGTTCAACACCGCCCAGCGGGCCGCGGTCGACGAGGCCGTCCAGCAGACGGAGCTGCGCCAGGGCATCAACCGGGTGTTCCTCAACATCGCCCACCGCAGCCAGACCCTGGTCCACCGCCAGCTGCGCCTCCTGGACAAGATGGAGCGCGAGCAGGAGGACCCCGAGCAGCTCGCCCAGCTGTTCAAGCTCGACCACCTGGCCACCCGCTCCCGCCGCAACGCCGAGAACCTGCTGATCCTCGGCGGCGAGGCCCCCGGGCGGACCTGGCACCGGCCGATGCCGCTCATCGATGTGCTGCGCGGCGCCATCTCCGAGTCCGGTGACTACACCCGGGTCAAGCGCGAGCGGATCGCCCGCGTGCACCTCAACGGCCCGGCCGTCGCCGACGTCATCCACCTGGTCGCCGAGCTGGTCGACAACGCCGCCATGTTCTCGCCCCCGCACACCCAGGTGCGCCTGAGCAGCGACGACGTGCCCAACGGTGTGACGATCGAGATCGAGGACCGCGGCCTGGGCATGACCGAGGAGGAGCTGGCCTCCGCCAACCGGCTGCTGGCCGACCCGCCCGAGTTCGACGTCATGCGCCTCAACGAGAAGATGCGCCTGGGCCTGTTCGTGGTGTCCCGCCTGGCGCACCGGCACGGCATCAAGGTGCACCTGCGCCCGTCGCCGTACGGCGGCGTGCAGGCGATCGTCCTGCTGCCGCACGAGATCATCACCGGCGAGCGCTCCTCGCTGCCCGCCTCCGAGGAGCAGGACGGCGACATCTGGGAGGTGCGCGAGATCATCGACCACGCCCCCGGCCGCGCCCTGGAGTCCGGTCCCACCCCGGTCCTGGCCCCGGTGCCCGCGGACGCGGGGACCCCGGCCGCCGACGCGGCGGAGGACTCGCGGGCCGGTGACGCCCCGTCCGCCGGCGCGGAGTCCGGGGACGGCGCGACCGCCGGCGCCGAGGCGCCCCCCGCCACCGCCGGCACCGACGTCCTCGACGGTGTCGACGTCCTCGCCGGGGACCCCGGCCCCCGGCCGCCCCTGCCCACCCGCCGGCCCGCCATCAGCGCGGTCCCCGGTCCCGGGCCAGCCGCGCCGGAGCGGGTCGAGGCGGGCGGCGGACGGCCCTCCCTCCCCAAACGCCGTCCCCAGGAGAACCTGGCCCCGCAACTGGCCGCCGACCCCGAGCCCTCTGCTCGGAACGGTGACGCGGCGGGGGCCCCGGCCCCCGGCGCGGGCGGCGTCGACGGCGCCGAGCGGCTGGCGCGCCTGCGCCGGAACATGACCGCGTTCCAGAAGGGGACCGATCGCGGTCGGCGCGAAGGCAAGCAGCAGACCCACGAGACCGACAAGGACGACTGACAGTGACGAGTACTCCCGAACGCATCGAGCGCGAAGGCTCGGGCAAGAAGGACATCGACTGGCTGCTGGACGAGTTGCTCGAGCGCGCGGTGGGCTCCCGGCACGCCATCGTCCTCTCCGCGGACGGCCTGCTGATCGGCCGCTCGCGCGAGCTGGCCAAGGAGGACGCCGAGCACCTGTCGGCGGTCGCCTCCGCCTTCCAGAGCCTGGCCCGGGGCACGGGCCGGCACTTCGACGGCGGCGATGTGCTCCAGACCGTGGTCGAGATGGAGCGCGCCTACCTCTTCGTCACCGGCGCGGGCCGGGGCGCCTGCCTGGCGGTCCTGGCCGAGGAGAGCGCCGACGTGGGCCTCATCGCCTACGAGATGAACGTCCTGGTCGAGCAGGTGGGCCGCTACCTCGACGCGGCACCCCGCCATGAGGGAGCGACCGGAGAAGCCACGCGATAGGGGGCGGCCATGCAAGCGCACGACGCATTCGATCCGGGCACGGATCCCCACGGCCCGCCGCACCGCGACGCGGTCGGCGGGTACGGGGACGCGGAGCCGGGCGGACCGGACGGCCCGGAGGCCGGGCCGCTGGTCCGTCCGTACGTGATCGCCCAGGGGCGCGACCACGCCGACACGGTCAAGCTGGACATGATCAGCGTGGTCATCGCGGCCAAGCGGGCCGAGGTCGACGAGATGGCCCTGGAGCCCGAGCAGATCCGGATCCTGGAGCTGTGCCGCCGCCCCCTGTCGGTCGCCGAGCTGTCGGCCCACCTGGACATCCCGGTGGCCGTCGTGAAGGTCCTGCTCAGCGACCTCCTCAACCGCGGGCTCGCCCTGGCCCGCGCCCCCTACACAGCGAAGAGCCCGGTCAGCCGGGACGTACTCCAGGCGGTTCTCGATGGCATCCAGCGACTCTGACCTCTCCCGGGACATCGTTCCGTCCGCACTGAAGATCCTGGTCGCGGGCGGCTTCGGGGCCGGCAAGACCACCCTGGTGGGCTCGGTGAGCGAGATCGCCCCGCTCAGCACCGAGGAGGTGATGACCGAGGCCAGCTACGGCGTGGACGACCTGTCGGGCGTGGAGTCCAAGACGACCACGACGGTGGCGCTGGACTTCGGCCGCATCACCATCAGCCCCAGCCTGGTGCTGTACCTGTTCGGCACGCCCGGCCAGGAGCGCTTCTGGTTCATGTGGGAGGAGCTGTCGGAGGGCGCCCTGGGCGCCATCGTCATCGCCGACACGCGCCGCCTGGAGACCTGCTTCGCCGCGGTGGACTTCTTCGAGCGGCGGGGGGTGCCGTTCGTCGTCGCGGTGAACTGCTTCGACGGCGCGCACCAGTACGAGGCGGAGGAGGTGCGGGCGGCGCTGACCCTGGACCCGGCGATCCCGGTGGTCCTGTGCGACGCGCGCGTGCGCTCCTCGGCCAAGCAGGTCCTGCTCACCCTGGTCACCCGGGTCGCCGAGCGCATGGCCGCCTGAGCCGGGGCGCACCGCTCTTCTCGGGGCGGGCGGGTCGCGGACCCGCCCGCCCCGCGTGTTGCGCGGGCCCGTACGGGGGGTTACGAACCGGACACGGTTAGGGTTCGGCGGAGTGGCCACTGGGCCCGGAGTCCTTGTACAAAAGGACATTCCGGGTAAAGTGCGCTCCGTGGCACGTCACGGATGTGCCCCGCCCCGCCGACCATGGACCCGTCACGGGCGGGCCCGCAGAGGTGACTGGAGTTGACTCCCCCATGAAGCGGTTCGAGTGGCGCGACCGGATCCACGCCCTGGACGCCGAGGCAGACTGCGAGGAGATCGTGCGCATCCTGGCGACGCACGAGTTCCCGTGGGACATCGAGCAGGCGCTCGGCCTGGCCCTGTACCGGACCTACGCGGTGCCGAGCGTCGGGGAGCTGCTGGCGCACACACAGGAGTTCACCGAGCGCACCCAGCACCGCTACGACGACACCGCGCTCATCCTCAACGACATCATGGAGCACGGGTTCGGCCCGGGGCGGGGACGCGACGCCCTGCGGCGGATGAACCAGATGCACCGGTCCTACGACATCTCCAACGACGACTACCGCTACGTCCTGAGCACCTTCGTCGTCATGCCGGTGCGCTGGCTCAACGACTACGGGTACGGCTGGCGCCGGCTGTCCGACCACGAGATCGCCGCGAGCACCAACTACTACCGCAGGCTCGGCAGGCACATGGGGATCAAGGACATCCCCGGGACCTACGCGGAGTTCCACGAGCTGTTCGACTCCTACGAGAAGGAGCACTTCGCCTACACCGAGGGCGGCCGGGCCGTCTCCGACGCCACCCTCGGGCTGATGGTGGACTTCTACCCGGCCTGGCAGCGCCCGCTGGTGCGCCCCTTCACCAAGGCGCTGCTGGACGACCGCCTCATCACCGCGTTCCGCTACCCCGAGCCGTCCGCCGCCTGGCG is a window of Nocardiopsis changdeensis DNA encoding:
- a CDS encoding GuaB1 family IMP dehydrogenase-related protein; the protein is MRFLNDQAPQQDLTYSDVFMVPNRSAVGSRLSVDLSSPDGTGTTIPLVVANMTAVAGRRMAETIARRGGVAVIPQDIPIEVVSDVIAWTKQRHLVHDTAITLNPGSTVGEALNLLPKRAHNAVIVVDEARRPVGVVTDADCAGVDRFSQLRDVMSTELVTIPVDTEPEAAFAILHDSRHRLAPVVDGDGALVGVLTRTGALRSTLYKPAVDDRGRLRVAAAVGINGDVAGKAADLLAAGVDTLVIDTAHGHQEKMLSAIAKVRSLSPSVPIVAGNIVTAQGTRDLIEAGADIVKVGVGPGAMCTTRMMTAVGRPQFSAVLECAAAARELGGHVWADGGVRHPRDVALALAAGASNVMIGSWFAGTYESPGDVMRDAEGRQYKESFGMASARAVRLRTADDSPFERARKALFEEGISTGRMYLDPERPGVEDLIDQIIAGVRSSMTYAGASSLEEFHEHAVVGVQSSAGYAEGRPVPTSW
- a CDS encoding antibiotic resistance protein VanZ → MIRPFGTGQGAVDVAVVAVPLLVLLAAALYLRGQHRRYGRLYGRPGRASLAALAAGLALAAYAVWPLPAAVDGLCSPGAGQGAAERYGPVLAFALFLPVGWLARDRFRRGPVVTLLLGTGLALAADAVRGTGLLGVYPCAYAEASPLFVALGAAGTAAGWLLARFLLPLWPWGDTRGWPGAVPDRVAPDLTRRTLGTLLDLGLWWYGAGTLTAAMTAVGVIGSDPDGHVRTAVLLGTAAVFGVFVPQVRRDRCTPGRAAVRLALTEPARPAPASRPRVLARTALLTAPVALLTAFGHPWIALAVVVVHASSALVRPDRVGLADLLCGTRVRTRAITDGSLPSRLVRYSEPREPAAARAVSL
- a CDS encoding DUF3592 domain-containing protein, whose translation is MASLYPLLPLLSGLVILAVVTRDTRLELRLIRHGVRAKGRVIGYRETSTASRMVVQFRTEDGREVHAEHENTGWTASRAGEIVTVSYDPETPELARIVSAPWLSHWVRGMFAALGAILVAAGVLLGYLAWDLDWDPGS
- a CDS encoding ATP-binding cassette domain-containing protein, whose protein sequence is MRLATGARVVAEDVALVTREGPVYTGVDFTARPGTLTVFQADSGGGRSALLLTLTGRMRPTSGTVYVDGHELPRRARRVRRISALGLMTEVNSLDERLRVGEHLSEAALLRFRPAARGLADFALEAADLEDLDRRTLVKELDALQRRRLGVALALMAEPRLLAVDDVDGGLSDEHQALMWRSLKRLTDAGLTVIATCADADALAEVADTDTQGPLPIDQGDPPDGDAGDSEDSGEGGEMRLSELFADRGTAAGAEGEDGDDRRDR
- a CDS encoding TetR/AcrR family transcriptional regulator, whose amino-acid sequence is MSVSTPDRPVSNRREATRRRLFEAAVTLISEQGYGATTVDEIAERAGVAKGTVYYNFGGKSELYTALMEWGITRLADTLKEAAPDPDADPAEALTAVLRAGVEFIGAHEALARLLMAEAWRTNRTWYTTVRQIRTEAIGVVTARLDALAAIGRLRPDLDTGLAGSALFGMVVTVALDWRTLQPDRPAEEVHATLTRMVHGLLGTSDSPADP
- a CDS encoding endonuclease V — encoded protein: MSDIAERVGRILDDPENWPSDPKEAVALQRRMAGRVRAEPLDASAVRTVAGLDVSYAKDDSALSAAAVVLDAATLEVVESVAIASEVSFPYISGLFSFRELPPVLEALGRLETTPDVYLCDGFGLAHPRRFGVASHLGVLLDLPVVGSAKSVLYGRHSEPGRERGSWTPMVAGRSEVVPDSAALAAGGAEVIGRVLRTRAGVKPVYVSVGHRVDLDGAADLVLRLSPKYRVPEPVRHADRLCGEHRKEVLAARTASEE
- a CDS encoding YhgE/Pip domain-containing protein, which gives rise to MTDETTRPRYRPFAVPRLGLLTVRSFLRSPLPTAALAALLLIPLLYSGMYLWSFWDPFGRMEHLPVALVDEDRPVVVDGEEVNAGEELADTLVERGDLDWHLVDAQEAARGVTEGDYYVSLTIPETFSADLTSPSRDRERPVQAMLIAHYNDANSFVVRQLAGSAFKEVRDAAEQTAIKGYLDQIFLGFNEIHGKTEEAAEGAGMLSEGAGDAYEGSGELSTNLGTAHEGMGELDTGLGELYAGSRSLATGASTASTEVSAQVEKIDELADEWLPRLEEDAPDIQERAELVADLSGGLADLLHELPEEIDTAGLEELDGRLDAYLREHPELETEQPDLYLLLCDLQEGMGIALSTATFVEDNREDIVSAADEAADLSEKAAELAEDLPGYIEDAEDAREKLDELDEGLEELAEGAGELRDGLKEASTASGELDEGLGLLSEGSGELHEGLGELSEGSDELAGGLEDGVGEIPTYSDAGRENAGDMMSAPVRLSSEIDNEAPDYGTGFAPFFVPLSLWVGAMVVFMVLPALSTRALASSAPSWRVALAGRIAPMLLGFGQVAVMMAALHLLLGLQSWNWPVLIAFLLLTAAAFAATVQYLNVRFGAAGRVVALALLVLQLTSAGGTYPIETSPSFFQAIGPYLPLHWGVTALRNLTGGGDLDLVWPAFGVMALWLVVPLLLTWMTVDRKRVWTMSALYPSLKL